A genomic region of Plasmodium falciparum 3D7 genome assembly, chromosome: 11 contains the following coding sequences:
- a CDS encoding DNA repair protein RAD51 has protein sequence MKQANTKEDKSQKISNSSTIDEIEEEQLYTGPLKIEQLLAKGFVKRDLELLKEGGLQTVECVAYAPMRTLCAIKGISEQKAEKLKKACKELCNSGFCNAIDYHDARQNLIKFTTGSKQLDALLKGGIETGGITELFGEFRTGKSQLCHTLAITCQLPIEQSGGEGKCLWIDTEGTFRPERIVAIAKRYGLHPTDCLNNIAYAKAYNCDHQTELLIDASAMMADARFALLIVDSATALYRSEYIGRGELANRQSHLCRFLRGLQRIADIYGVAVIITNQVVAKVDAMSMFGGHEKIPIGGNIIAHASQTRLYLRKGRGESRICKIYDSPVLPEGEAVFAITEGGIADYEEK, from the coding sequence ATGAAACAAGCAAATACAAAAGAAGATAAGTCGCAGAAAATTTCCAATAGTAGTACTATTGATGAAATAGAAGAAGAACAGTTATATACTGGACCTTTAAAAATAGAACAATTATTAGCAAAAGGTTTTGTAAAAAGAGATTTAGAATTACTTAAGGAGGGTGGATTACAAACTGTTGAATGTGTGGCATATGCTCCTATGCGTACGTTATGTGCTATTAAAGGTATAAGTGAACAGAAAGCagagaaattaaaaaaggcATGTAAAGAATTATGTAATTCAGGTTTTTGTAATGCTATAGATTATCACGACGCAAgacaaaatttaataaaatttaccACAGGATCAAAACAATTAGATGCCTTATTAAAAGGTGGAATAGAAACAGGTGGTATTACGGAATTATTTGGTGAATTTCGTACAGGAAAAAGTCAACTATGTCATACTTTAGCTATTACATGTCAATTACCTATTGAACAATCAGGAGGAGAAGGTAAATGTTTATGGATAGATACGGAAGGTACTTTTAGACCTGAGCGTATTGTAGCTATCGCTAAAAGGTATGGTTTACATCCAACGGAttgtttaaataatatagcaTATGCTAAAGCCTATAATTGTGATCATCAAACTGAATTATTAATAGATGCTAGCGCTATGATGGCAGATGCAAGATTTGCTTTATTAATTGTGGATTCAGCAACGGCTCTATATAGATCTGAATATATAGGTCGAGGTGAGCTAGCTAATAGGCAATCACATTTATGTCGATTTTTAAGAGGGCTACAAAGAATAGCAGATATTTATGGAGTAGctgttattattactaacCAAGTCGTTGCCAAGGTTGATGCCATGAGTATGTTTGGAGGTCATGAGAAAATACCTATAGGTGGAAACATAATAGCTCATGCTAGTCAAACACGTTTATACTTAAGAAAGGGTAGGGGAGAAAGCCGAATCTGCAAAATTTATGATTCCCCTGTCTTACCAGAAGGCGAGGCCGTATTTGCTATAACAGAAGGAGGAATAGCAGATTATGAGGAAAAATAA
- a CDS encoding prefoldin, putative: MSNLYDILGKAVINKEKKDEFQNLILKSEGFIDDVLHEKLRERQKKRDEILQDLFDMEILIENLKLFVNMKDKSEVETLTSLGCDSYVYADIINKNKIFIQLGYEFYLEMTLEEAIKFLKKKINLYEEKLSYWNKQISHVKAHIQILMRAISNLT; encoded by the exons ATGAGCAACCTTTATGATATATTGGGTAAAGCAGttattaataaagaaaagaaagacGAGTTTCAAAATTTAATTCTTAAGAGTGAAGGATTTATTGACGATGTGTTACATGAAAAACTGAGAGAacgacaaaaaaaaagggatGAAATCTTACAAGATCTTTTTGATAt gGAAATTTTAATTGAAAATCTTAAATTATTTGTTAATATGAAAGATAAAAGTGAAGTAGAGACGTTGACTTCCCTGGGGTGTGATAGTTATGTTTACGCTGACAT tataaataaaaataagatttTTATACAGCTAGGATACGAATTTTACTTAGAAATGACACTTGAAGAGGCGATAAAATTtcttaagaaaaaaataaatctttATGAAGA GAAATTGTCCTACTGGAATAAGCAGATATCGCACGTTAAGGCGCACATACAAATT ctGATGAGAGCAATTTCGAATCTTACATGA
- a CDS encoding NOP7-like protein, putative, translating to MHIHKLKKKIKKKKEGKYLTKKHILRKLFLNEEEFRKLCIFKGIYPKDFKEIPLKYRKKFYKHKVFYTRNDFLKLSHEKIINDFRKIKIYLKKYKKCKLTLEDFTRSKNIVANFPVYKLEHIIKERYPILSYAVDHLDDALSCIIAYSQLPSNHKYGIKNNMVKTCEMLKDHFHYYVYKTNRIKKAFISVKGYYLQAEILKKKVTWIIPHIFTPYLDTSIDFKLISDFIEYYIALLKFVLFKLYKLDNMLYPPKQDNDLKNEKLAHLSYDKDYSTNENNIDINMNQELQSKCNVNTNEDLNTCQEKTKEKNHKSDNNPHEHTTNIDNNNFNNIHLQDNCDLNKNEGKNLTNNIIHKNSEADNGHVHPDDHIDIDEHNKLKELFKNHIFYIHNDMPFDVLSIIILSCGGKISWNSRISPIHYDDNNITHEIYEKDKNTIHLNNPENEYKRIHIQPQYIFDCLNEKNILPCSDYLTEKENLPVHLSPFIEDENFKNLVKKEEYTINKMLNQKIKEEQYKDFSKENNNIFKSPNYKEEEEEENDDRETANLILNNKRQAALNNQLERENEDINQLKENDTILNKQTDQTQILKTQNLKSQEQEIQRHKIVLSKKKRKLFARIDMAQKRQKATIDKFMKKINKNKSK from the coding sequence atGCATATACACAAactaaagaagaaaattaaaaagaagaaggaAGGGAAGTACCTAACAAAAAAACACATCCTAAGGAAATTATTTTTGAATGAAGAAGAATTTCGTAAGCTTTGTATTTTTAAAGGAATATATCCAAAAGATTTTAAAGAAATTCCTTTGAAATAtcgaaaaaaattttataaacataaagTGTTTTATACTAGAaatgattttttaaaattatcacatgaaaaaataattaatgattttagaaaaataaaaatatatttaaaaaaatataaaaaatgtaaattaaCCTTAGAAGATTTTACTCGTTCTAAAAATATTGTAGCAAACTTCCCTGTATATAAATtagaacatataataaaagaacgATATCCTATATTGTCATATGCTGTAGATCATTTAGATGATGCCTTAAGTTGTATTATTGCTTACTCACAATTACCTTCCAATCATAAATAtggtattaaaaataatatggttAAAACATGTGAAATGTTGAAAGaccattttcattattatgtatataagaCCAATAGAATTAAAAAAGCCTTTATAAGTGTTAAAGGATATTATTTACAAGCAGaaattttaaagaaaaaagtcACATGGATTATACCACATATATTCACACCTTATTTAGATACATCAATtgattttaaattaatatccGATTTTATTGAATATTACATAGCCCTCTTGAAATTTGTATTATTCAAATTATATAAGCTtgataatatgttatatccACCAAAACAAGATAACGActtgaaaaatgaaaaactcGCTCACCTATCTTATGACAAAGATTATAGTACAAACGagaataatatagatatcAACATGAATCAAGAACTACAAAGCAAATGTAATGTAAATACAAATGAAGATCTTAACACATGTCaggaaaaaacaaaagaaaaaaatcacAAAAGTGATAACAACCCACATGAACATACTactaatatagataataacaattttaataatatccaTCTTCAAGATAATTgtgatttaaataaaaatgaaggaaaaaatttaacaaataatataattcataaaaaCAGTGAAGCTGATAATGGACATGTTCATCCAGACGATCATATTGATATAgatgaacataataaattaaaagaattatttaaaaaccacattttttatattcacaaTGATATGCCTTTTGATGTGCTCTCCATTATTATCTTATCATGTGGAGGAAAAATATCATGGAATTCAAGGATATCCCCAATacattatgatgataataatattactcATGAGATATacgaaaaagataaaaacaCTATTCATTTGAATAATCctgaaaatgaatataaaagaattcaCATACAaccacaatatatatttgattgtttaaatgaaaaaaatatattaccatGTTCAGATTATTTAACGGAAAAAGAAAACTTACCTGTACACCTGTCACCTTTTATTGAAgatgaaaattttaaaaatctAGTTAAGAAAGAAGAATATACCATAAATAAAATGCTCAATCAAAAAATCAAAGAAGAACAATATAAAGATTTTtctaaagaaaataataatatttttaaatcaccaaattataaagaagaagaagaagaagaaaatgatgatcGTGAAACAGCTAATCTTATATTAAACAACAAAAGACAGGCAGCCTTAAATAATCAACTCGAAAGGGAAAATGAAGACATCAAtcaattaaaagaaaatgatactATATTGAATAAACAAACTGATCAAACGCAAATCTTAAAAACACAAAATTTAAAATCACAAGAACAAGAAATACAAAGACATAAAATCGTACTCAgcaaaaagaaaaggaaattaTTCGCCCGCATAGATATGGCACAGAAGCGACAAAAGGCAACCATAGAcaaatttatgaaaaaaataaataaaaataaaagtaaataa
- a CDS encoding AP2 domain transcription factor, putative codes for MLDLETNSNNNKKGMNKVEEKNMNKKWIVMGDNNENNEKIKSSYNNEDDEYMEAVQDESNMINKMDNYMNYSDQRTQVYPMSRTTTPNVINSISMESMNDGVMYPNVSKSGLVSNEELNNLDMKGLISEDNNNNNNKNNDDSNNEDSNNDEDNINNNNNNNNNIIYHEQHVEEYEKTHHVSHPKDNGKYSNSEDADMVGYESANIEFEMNEKRLNLQESDEKINNHMEDHMNDCENYEDEDPGHYEEDDNNKNEKLNENNNLYLNCLSDSYDENNVIKKKDATSGSLLYKDDIIGSDAYNKKHEKTLDFNEKNHQSDCSNNNNNNNNNNNNNNNNNASIYLDKMCDEEAEAEENVEMDGEEDNDDGVNNGKNKYNINCNKNNSSSYKEDVIKSLNCQYKEEDDEYQDNDYNDDMNNENIKNTLLKELLIANKNGSIDPHEIMHPSGCGINKNKAFSVIIDNLLNLKDDDDLSIKLNRYLKNEKADMENNTINEGNNNNNNNNNGNNNNNGSNYHMNHCMNTGGSKKKNVNVKSHVNKNNNDSFENLKKLKVLCVDYLRILKRLTPLWGSTDRTFESHYVNLLNNVNSNTLDNYLCCFSNIKICAVKSIFLDSIMECIEELEIIKKFKMSKEKEDGIEDKDMNDKEEMNKKILEDIEKNLTKEIVEDIFQLNMRNPYIVNSYGNNSTNNNNNNNNKSNCSNNNNNSSSSNSSSSSLNNNNNNNNSVSCSDGESQYHQQGDNNKIGAHNLLYNMSGKHNNNTCNNGFNVYYDLKKGKECQHNNSCGNNRNSCNLLSSSPNNHTCGTNHGNNNYTSCANNSSSLNYSNIFPFNCLNTNKNAISLSNNGNVGSTPVVNKNNNNNNNNNNNNSNNNNYSAVSSGAYHKKSCNYSDENILNKLNVSIDYSSYNDFNNNYIQEAEKVVEKYKNLSKLNSKDSDNMYSTCSHSSVQDNISSANLNTYLQLKMLMSEYANTCVKNDKIKLKDLDNNMSDLNILKYLYSQLNGGSLLEDKNISELYQLDGETKDAKNYYDNKLKLECSSASDINKFLQDYKLNDDDNYEDREGYSKYDKEQGLLLNGNDTNMNYLSSSLQNMMRKRKHYDNYTSTNNTTTNNNNNNNINSSSSNNNVNNLNNNSLSDLNYLLYNTNVLKKLKLNLLENKKGNNINSTHNGLQNLTGSSSSSSLVTSGVMGNNDYRKKDTNELYMDENNVIPGHMTTRKSYASNKNNLLNNIKNFKDILNLSQESLNKKGMGNSYKNSFDHINPSTLYDFILSTNNANNIMESSVHVGTGNNNNNNNNNNIMMNTIGSNNSSINNSNHNNSNGLHNSSYHNLNNNTNGHHNNMNKKNSYDYNTDYNSKVSMNDSELSLNNHDNNNDVIINNNMHGGKNISNKMGDGVINYKKGDMNNKSLSAHNANNNNNNNNNGNGNSNKNTKNIKNNTNGTNSTTNSTNNANGNNNNNNNNNGNNNNYTGGKLKYEMPVGVNPNDDKVKGVYFSKSPRGVGKWNAYFQIANNKRLFTSFSVSKYGYNEARKLSILKRTEWEKEYKHHTDLKNSDGKKGKKKANSVVAATSTSSNLIKNNNNNHHHNNHHHSNKNISKGNSNSSDGSITYAKDNKLKDDALLYSNDDEDEDEGCYLGNNKMNHVNKNNNNNNNNNNNNNNNVLSGMLDLSNDLLDHHLTGGTSKKKLNKLNHISSNHDYIKVEDNMNFFIERPKNDNIDTFNTVDLLRSSLAGEKINSKKNHMNNNNNNNNNNNNNHFSSNSLGQAAINVYNNVMDSNKQSSINASRILSNTLGISNKYIRNLHFPSIDSHTVSNFLDAVADDQKISS; via the exons ATGCTAGACCTCGAAACAAATTccaacaacaacaaaaagGGAATGAATAAGGTTGAAGAAaagaatatgaataaaaagtGGATTGTAATGGGAGATAATAATGAGAATAATGAGAAGATAAAAAGTAgctataataatgaagatgatgagTATATGGAAGCTGTGCAAGATGAATCGAATATGATTAATAAGATggataattatatgaattattcTGATCAGAGGACTCAAGTATATCCTATGAGTAGAACTACAACACCTAATGTAATAAACAGTATAAGTATGGAGAGTATGAATGATGGAGTTATGTATCCTAATGTTTCGAAGAGTGGACTTGTGAGTAATGAAGAATTGAATAATTTGGATATGAAAGGATTGATAagtgaagataataataataataataataaaaataatgatgatagtaataatgaggacagtaataatgatgaagataatattaataataataataataataataataacattatatacCATGAGCAACATGTTGAGGAATATGAAAAGACTCATCATGTGAGCCATCCAAAAGATAACGGTAAATATTCAAATAGTGAAGATGCTGATATGGTAGGATATGAATCAGCTAATATCGAATTTGAGATGAATGAAAAAAGATTAAATCTTCAAGAAAGTgacgaaaaaataaataaccaTATGGAGGACCATATGAATGATTGTGAAAATTATGAAGATGAAGATCCTGGACATtatgaagaagatgataataataaaaatgaaaaattaaatgaaaataataatttatatttaaattgtcTTAGTGATAGTTATGACGaaaataatgttataaaaaaaaaagatgcaACTTCAggttcattattatataaagatgaTATTATAGGTAGTGATGCTTATAATAAGAAACATGAAAAAACTTTAGATTTTAATGAGAAGAATCATCAATCGGattgtagtaataataataataataataataataataataataataataataataacaatgcaAGTATCTATTTAGATAAGATGTGTGATGAAGAGGCCGAAGCCGAAGAAAATGTAGAAATGGACGGCGAagaagataatgatgatggtgTGAACAATggtaagaataaatataatataaattgtaataaaaataattcaagTTCATATAAAGAAGATGTAATAAAATCTCTAAATTGTCAGTATAAAGAGGAAGATGATGAATATCAagataatgattataatgatgacatgaataatgaaaatataaagaataccttattaaaagaattattaatagCTAACAAAAATGGATCTATAGATCCACATGAGATTATGCATCCTTCTGGATGCGGtattaataagaataagGCTTTCTCAGTAATAAtagataatttattaaatttgaaagatgatgatgatttgAGTATTAAATTGAATAGATACTTAAAAAATGAGAAAGCTgatatggaaaataatacTATAAATGAaggtaacaataataataataataataataatggtaataataataataatggtagTAATTATCATATGAATCATTGTATGAATACGGGTGGTAGTAAGAAAAAGAATGTTAATGTAAAAAGCcatgttaataaaaataataatgattcctttgagaatttaaaaaagttAAAAGTTCTTTGTGTAGATTATTTAAGAATTTTGAAAAGATTAACACCTTTATGGGGTTCGACCGATAGAACGTTTGAATCACATTATGTAAacttattaaataatgtaaacTCGAATACGTTGgataattatttatgttgTTTTTCTAATATTAAGATATGTGCAGTGAAGAGTATCTTTTTAGATTCCATAATGGAGTGTATAGAAGAGTTAGAAATTATTAAGAAATTTAAAATGTCTAAAGAGAAGGAGGATGGTATTGAAGATAAGGATATGAATGATAAGGAGGAGATGAATAAGAAAATTTTGGAAGATATAGAAAAGAATTTGACAAAGGAAATTGTTGAAGATATTTTTCAATTGAATATGAGAAATCCATATATAGTGAATAGTTATGGAAACAACAGCaccaataataataataataataataataaaagtaattgtagtaacaataataataatagtagtagtagtaatagtagtagtagtagtcttaataataataataataataataatagtgtgTCTTGTTCCGATGGAGAATCCCAATATCATCAACAGGGAGATAATAACAAGATAGGAGcacataatttattatataatatgtctggaaaacataataataatacatgtaATAATGGTTTTAATGTATattatgatttaaaaaaaggaaaggaATGTCAACATAATAATTCTTGTGGTAACAATAGAAATTCATGTAATTTATTATCTAGTTCACCAAATAATCATACATGTGGTACAAAccatggtaataataattatacaagCTGTGCTAATAACTCATCGAGTTTaaattattcaaatatatttcctttcAATTGTTTGAATACGAATAAAAATGCTATTTCATTAAGCAATAATGGAAATGTGGGTTCTACACCAGTAGTAAATAagaacaacaacaataataataataataataataataatagtaataataataattattctgCAGTCTCTTCTGGGgcatatcataaaaaaagttGTAATTATTCGGATGAAAATATTCTTAACAAATTAAATGTAAGTATAGATTACAGTTCATACAatgattttaataataactaTATCCAAGAAGCTGAAAAGGTcgtagaaaaatataaaaatttaagcAAACTAAATTCTAAGGATAGTGATAATATGTATAGTACCTGTAGCCATTCTAGTGTCCAGGATAATATTAGTAGTGCTAATCTTAATACTTACTTACAATTAAAAATGCTTATGTCTGAGTATGCAAATACGTGTGTAAAGAATGATAAAATTAAACTAAAGGATTTGGATAACAACATGAGTGATTTGAATATTCTTAAGTATTTATATTCTCAATTGAATGGTGGTTCTCTCCTAGAG gATAAGAATATTTCAGAGTTGTATCAACTCGATGGAGAAACTAAGGATgctaaaaattattatgacaATAAATTAAAGCTCGAGTGCTCTAGTGCTAgcgatataaataaatttttacaaGATTATAAATTGAacgatgatgataattatgaagATAGAGAGGGTTACTCGAAGTATGATAAAGAGCAAGGATTATTGTTGAATGGTAATGATACTAATATGAATTACTTATCGAGTAGTTTACAAAATATGATGAGAAAACGAAAACATTATGATAATTACACATCAACAAATAATACCAcaactaataataataataataataatattaatagtagtagtagcaataataatgttaacaACCTAAATAACAATTCTCTTTCTgatttgaattatttattatacaataCTAATGtacttaaaaaattaaaattgaatttactagaaaataagaaaggtaacaatataaatagtaCACATAATGGATTGCAGAATCTTACgggtagtagtagtagtagcaGCCTTGTGACCTCTGGAGTTATGGGGAATAATGATTATCGAAAAAAAGATACGAATGAGTTATATATGGATGAGAATAATGTTATCCCTGGTCACATGACTACAAGAAAATCATATGCAtctaataagaataatttattaaataacataaaGAATTTTaaggatatattaaatttatctCAAGAAagtttaaataaaaagggTATGGGAAATTCTTATAAAAATTCATTTGATCATATAAATCCGAGTActttatatgattttatattaagTACTAATAATGCGAATAATATAATGGAGAGTTCTGTTCACGTAGGAACTggcaacaacaacaataataataataataataatataatgatgaaTACTATtggtagtaataatagtagtataaataatagtaatcaTAACAATAGTAATGGATTACATAACAGTAGTTATCACaatcttaataataatactaatggtcatcataataatatgaataagaaaaatagcTATGACTATAACACGGATTATAATTCTAAGGTTAGTATGAATGATTCTGAATTATCGTTAAATaatcatgataataataatgatgtaataataaataataatatgcatGGAGGAAAGAATATAAGTAATAAGATGGGCGATGgagtaataaattataaaaagggtgatatgaataataagtCCTTATCTGCCCACAatgcaaataataataataataataataataatggtaatGGTAATAGTAACAAGAATACaaagaatattaaaaataatacaaacgGTACAAACAGTACTACAAACAGTACAAATAATGCAAATggtaataacaataataataataataataatggaaataataataactatACAGGTGGgaaattaaaatatgaaatgcCTGTAGGGGTAAATCCAAATGATGATAAGGTTAAGGGTGTTTACTTTTCTAAATCTCCAAGAGGTGTTGGTAAATGGAATGCATATTTTCAAATtgcaaataataaaagattgTTTACAAGTTTTAGTGTTAGTAAATATGGATATAATGAAGCCAGGAAATTATCTATATTGAAAAGAACTGAATGGGAAAAAGAGTATAAGCATCATACTGATTTAAAGAATTCTGAtggaaaaaaaggaaaaaaaaaagcgaATAGTGTAGTTGCGGCAACATCTACAAGTAGTAATttgattaaaaataataataataatcaccatcataataatcatcatcatagtaataaaaatatatctaaagGAAATTCAAATAGTAGTGATGGGTCTATAACATATgcaaaagataataaattgAAAGATGAtgcattattatattctaatgatgatgaagatgaagatGAAGGTTGTTATCttggtaataataaaatgaatcatgtaaataaaaataacaacaacaacaacaacaataataataataataataataatgttttatCAGGGATGTTGGATTTATCAAATGATTTATTAGATCATCATTTGACAGGTGGTACAagtaaaaagaaattaaacaAATTGAATCATATATCATCTAATCATGATTATATTAAAGTTGAAGATAATATGAACTTTTTTATTGAACGAccaaaaaatgataatatagataCATTTAATACTGTAGATTTGTTACGATCAAGTTTAGCAggtgaaaaaataaattctaaaaaaaatcacatgaataataacaataataataataataataataataataatcatttttcTTCAAATTCATTAGGACAAGCAGCTATTAAcgtttataataatgtaatgGATAGTAATAAACAATCTTCTATAAATGCCTCCAGAATTTTATCGAATACTTTAGGGATATCAAATAAGTATATAAGAAATTTACATTTCCCTTCAATAGATTCGCACACGGTTAGTAACTTCCTAGATGCCGTAGCAGATGATCAAAAAATTTCTTCCTAA